The Hevea brasiliensis isolate MT/VB/25A 57/8 chromosome 1, ASM3005281v1, whole genome shotgun sequence genome has a window encoding:
- the LOC110667411 gene encoding PH, RCC1 and FYVE domains-containing protein 1 isoform X1 — MTAAEQSRPGPVERDIELAITALKKGAQLLKYGRRGKPKFCPFRLANDESALIWLSGKEEKHLKLSHVSRIISGQRTPIFQRYPRPEKEYQSFSLIYSDRSLDLICKDKDEAEVWITGLKALISRNRLRKGRADSRSDGISSEATSPRAPTQRSSPLSSAFGSGDSSQKDDMDPLRLRTPYDSPPKAGLEKALSDVELYVVAPKVLCPPESACGSVHSVSSGGSEAMNGRLKGMSVDAFRVSLSSAVSSSSQGSGHDDSDALGDVYIWGEGTGDGILGGGVHGVGVSGVRIDSFVPKALESAVLLDVQTMACGRLHAALVTKQGEIFSWGEELGGRLGHGVDSDVLHPKLVDGLKNINVELVACGEYHSCAVTLSGDLYIWGGGSHNFGLLGRGNEASNWVPKKINGPLEGIHVSSVSCGPWHTAVVTSAGQLFTFGDGTFGVLGHGDRKNVFTPREVESLKGLRTVRAACGVWHTAAVVEVMVGSSSSSNCSSGKLFTWGDGDKGRLGHGDKEPRLVPTCVAALVEPNFCQVACGHSMTVALTTTGCVYTMGSPVYGQLGNPQADGRLPVRVEGRLTKNFIEELACGAYHVAVLTSRTEVYTWGKGANGRLGHGDTDDRNSPTIVEALKDKQVKTVVCGTSFTAAICLHKWVSGIDQSICSGCRLPFSFKRKRHNCYNCGLVFCHSCSSKKSLKASMAPNPNKPYRVCDQCFGKLRRVAETDSSSHSALSRRGSVNQRLIDVENSDYLNSRSHIQLGRNNSIESSKDVESESLKRNKLNLNHSQVSLSANDSSQRNTINNSKYFGSSKKFFSASLPGSRIMSRATSPTSRRSSPPRATTPTPTISAHALPKIVVDDTKKSNERLSEEVAKLRAQVEELTRQAQVQEDELERTAKQLKEAIEVAEEETSKCKAAKEVIKSLTAQLKDMAERLPVGAARNSSSPSFYFSSATPPREVSSAVNEQLINPTTFHESDSNGSSSLVISNISGTTSNQTINHSEHLEATIKSKSRTAKIEPTHGDEWVEQDEPGVYITLVSLPGGAKDLKRVRFSRKRFSEKQAEQWWAANRARVYQQYNVPMVDKSILGLGREGLAH; from the exons CCTATATTTCAGAGGTATCCTCGCCCAGAGAAAGAATACCAGTCATTTTCTCTCATATATAGTGATAGGTCTTTAGATTTG ATTTGCAAGGACAAAGATGAAGCTGAAGTCTGGATTACTGGTCTAAAAGCTCTAATATCACGTAACCGTCTTAGGAAAGGAAGAGCAGATTCCAGAAGTGATGGAATCTCATCTGAAGCAACCAGTCCTAGAGCACCCACCCAAAGAAGTTCTCCTTTAAGCTCTGCATTTGGTAGTGGTGACAGTTCACAGAAG GATGACATGGATCCCCTACGTCTTCGTACTCCATATGATAGTCCTCCTAAAGCTGGTTTAGAAAAGGCATTATCTGATGTGGAATTATATGTTGTGGCTCCCAAGGTTTTATGTCCACCTGAATCTGCTTGTGGCTCAGTTCATTCTGTGTCATCAGGAGGCTCAGAAGCAATGAACGGGCGTCTAAAGGGTATGAGTGTGGATGCTTTTAGAGTTAGTTTATCAAGTGCGGTGAGCTCATCGAGTCAAGGTTCTGGTCATGATGATAGCGATGCATTAGGGGATGTTTACATTTGGGGAGAAGGCACAGGTGATGGTATTCTCGGTGGGGGAGTGCATGGAGTTGGAGTTTCTGGTGTTAGGATAGATTCTTTTGTTCCAAAAGCCCTGGAATCTGCTGTCCTATTGGATGTTCAGACTATGGCATGTGGTCGTCTGCATGCTGCTTTGGTAACAAAACAGGGGGAGATTTTCTCTTGGGGGGAGGAACTTGGAGGTAGACTTGGTCATGGTGTTGACTCTGATGTCTTGCATCCAAAGCTTGTAGATGGTCTAAAAAATATCAATGTTGAACTTGTAGCATGTGGAGAGTACCATTCTTGTGCAGTAACACTTTCAGGAGATTTATACATATGGGGTGGTGGTTCTCACAATTTTGGGCTCCTTGGACGTGGAAATGAAGCTAGTAATTGGGTTCCAAAAAAGATAAATGGACCTCTTGAGGGAATACATGTTTCATCAGTCTCATGTGGACCATGGCACACAGCTGTTGTAACTTCTGCTGGGCAATTGTTTACTTTTGGAGATGGAACTTTTGGTGTTTTAGGCCATGGGGACCGCAAAAATGTATTTACACCCAGGGAAGTGGAGTCCCTGAAAGGTCTTCGCACTGTGCGAGCAGCCTGTGGTGTTTGGCACACTGCTGCAGTTGTTGAAGTCATGGTTGGTTCTTCAAGTTCGAGCAATTGCTCTTCAGGAAAGCTATTTACATGGGGAGATGGGGATAAAGGTCGTCTTGGGCATGGTGATAAAGAACCGAGATTGGTACCCACTTGTGTTGCTGCTCTTGTTGAACCCAACTTCTGTCAGGTTGCTTGTGGGCACAGCATGACCGTTGCATTGACAACTACAGGCTGTGTATACACAATGGGGAGCCCTGTATATGGTCAACTTGGGAATCCTCAAGCTGATGGCAGGCTCCCTGTTCGTGTTGAAGGAAGGCTTACAAAAAATTTCATTGAAGAATTAGCTTGTGGTGCTTATCATGTTGCAGTTTTAACTTCAAGAACTGAAGTTTACACCTGGGGAAAAGGTGCAAATGGCCGATTAGGTCATGGTGATACAGATGATAGAAATTCACCAACAATTGTTGAAGCTTTGAAGGACAAACAGGTTAAAACTGTTGTCTGTGGAACTAGTTTTACTGCAGCTATATGTCTTCATAAGTGGGTATCTGGTATTGATCAATCCATTTGTTCTGGCTGCCGCCTTCCATTTAGTTTCAAAAGGAAACGACACAATTGTTACAATTGTGGACTTGTGTTTTGCCATTCCTGTAGTAGTAAAAAGTCTCTGAAGGCTTCAATGGCACCAAATCCCAACAAACCTTACCGTGTCTGTGATCAATGTTTTGGCAAACTTAGGAGGGTTGCTGAAACTGACTCTTCATCTCATTCTGCTCTAAGTAGAAGAGGAAGTGTAAATCAGCGACTAATTGATGTTGAAAACAGTGACTATTTGAATTCAAGATCACATATCCAACTTGGAAGAAATAATTCCATAGAGTCATCTAAAGATGTGGAAAGTGAATCTTTAAAAAGGAACAAGTTAAACTTGAACCATTCTCAGGTTTCACTCTCTGCAAATGATTCTTCTCAGCGGAATACAATTAATAACTCTAAATATTTTGGTTCGTCCAAGAAATTTTTCTCAGCTTCTCTTCCTGGATCAAGAATTATGTCTCGAGCCACATCACCAACATCAAGGCGATCTAGTCCACCTCGTGCAACAACACCAACCCCAACTATTTCAGCGCATGCATTGccaaaaattgttgtggatgacACTAAAAAGTCAAATGAAAGGCTGAGTGAAGAAGTTGCTAAACTAAGGGCTCAG GTTGAAGAACTTACTCGCCAAGCTCAGGTTCAAGAAGATGAGCTGGAAAGGACAGCCAAACAATTGAAGGAAGCTATTGAAGTGGCGGAGGAGGAGACTTCAAAATGCAAAGCAGCAAAGGAAGTAATCAAGTCACTTACCGCCCAA TTGAAGGACATGGCAGAAAGGTTACCTGTTGGAGCAGCAAGAAACAGCAGTTCACCTTCGTTTTATTTTTCTAGTGCTACTCCCCCAAGGGAAGTTTCCTCGGCAGTCAATGAGCAATTGATTAATCCCACAACTTTCCATGAATCTGATTCAAATGGATCAAGCAGCCTGGTGATTTCCAATATTTCTGGCACCACTAGCAATCAAACTATAAATCACTCTGAACATTTGGAAGCGACAATAAAGAGTAAAAGCAGAACAGCAAAGATTGAACCCACCCATGGGGATGAATGGGTTGAGCAAGATGAACCGGGTGTGTACATTACCCTTGTTTCCTTGCCAGGAGGTGCCAAAGATCTTAAGCGTGTCCGTTTCAG TCGAAAGCGATTCAGTGAGAAACAAGCAGAACAATGGTGGGCAGCAAACAGAGCAAGGGTATATCAGCAATACAATGTTCCCATGGTCGATAAATCTATTTTGGGTTTGGGTAGGGAAGGTTTAGCACATTGA
- the LOC110667411 gene encoding PH, RCC1 and FYVE domains-containing protein 1 isoform X2 — protein MTAAEQSRPGPVERDIELAITALKKGAQLLKYGRRGKPKFCPFRLANDESALIWLSGKEEKHLKLSHVSRIISGQRTPIFQRYPRPEKEYQSFSLIYSDRSLDLICKDKDEAEVWITGLKALISRNRLRKGRADSRSDGISSEATSPRAPTQRSSPLSSAFGSGDSSQKDDMDPLRLRTPYDSPPKAGLEKALSDVELYVVAPKVLCPPESACGSVHSVSSGGSEAMNGRLKGMSVDAFRVSLSSAVSSSSQGSGHDDSDALGDVYIWGEGTGDGILGGGVHGVGVSGVRIDSFVPKALESAVLLDVQTMACGRLHAALVTKQGEIFSWGEELGGRLGHGVDSDVLHPKLVDGLKNINVELVACGEYHSCAVTLSGDLYIWGGGSHNFGLLGRGNEASNWVPKKINGPLEGIHVSSVSCGPWHTAVVTSAGQLFTFGDGTFGVLGHGDRKNVFTPREVESLKGLRTVRAACGVWHTAAVVEVMVGSSSSSNCSSGKLFTWGDGDKGRLGHGDKEPRLVPTCVAALVEPNFCQVACGHSMTVALTTTGCVYTMGSPVYGQLGNPQADGRLPVRVEGRLTKNFIEELACGAYHVAVLTSRTEVYTWGKGANGRLGHGDTDDRNSPTIVEALKDKQVKTVVCGTSFTAAICLHKWVSGIDQSICSGCRLPFSFKRKRHNCYNCGLVFCHSCSSKKSLKASMAPNPNKPYRVCDQCFGKLRRVAETDSSSHSALSRRGSVNQRLIDVENSDYLNSRSHIQLGRNNSIESSKDVESESLKRNKLNLNHSQVSLSANDSSQRNTINNSKYFGSSKKFFSASLPGSRIMSRATSPTSRRSSPPRATTPTPTISAHALPKIVVDDTKKSNERLSEEVAKLRAQVEELTRQAQVQEDELERTAKQLKEAIEVAEEETSKCKAAKEVIKSLTAQDMAERLPVGAARNSSSPSFYFSSATPPREVSSAVNEQLINPTTFHESDSNGSSSLVISNISGTTSNQTINHSEHLEATIKSKSRTAKIEPTHGDEWVEQDEPGVYITLVSLPGGAKDLKRVRFSRKRFSEKQAEQWWAANRARVYQQYNVPMVDKSILGLGREGLAH, from the exons CCTATATTTCAGAGGTATCCTCGCCCAGAGAAAGAATACCAGTCATTTTCTCTCATATATAGTGATAGGTCTTTAGATTTG ATTTGCAAGGACAAAGATGAAGCTGAAGTCTGGATTACTGGTCTAAAAGCTCTAATATCACGTAACCGTCTTAGGAAAGGAAGAGCAGATTCCAGAAGTGATGGAATCTCATCTGAAGCAACCAGTCCTAGAGCACCCACCCAAAGAAGTTCTCCTTTAAGCTCTGCATTTGGTAGTGGTGACAGTTCACAGAAG GATGACATGGATCCCCTACGTCTTCGTACTCCATATGATAGTCCTCCTAAAGCTGGTTTAGAAAAGGCATTATCTGATGTGGAATTATATGTTGTGGCTCCCAAGGTTTTATGTCCACCTGAATCTGCTTGTGGCTCAGTTCATTCTGTGTCATCAGGAGGCTCAGAAGCAATGAACGGGCGTCTAAAGGGTATGAGTGTGGATGCTTTTAGAGTTAGTTTATCAAGTGCGGTGAGCTCATCGAGTCAAGGTTCTGGTCATGATGATAGCGATGCATTAGGGGATGTTTACATTTGGGGAGAAGGCACAGGTGATGGTATTCTCGGTGGGGGAGTGCATGGAGTTGGAGTTTCTGGTGTTAGGATAGATTCTTTTGTTCCAAAAGCCCTGGAATCTGCTGTCCTATTGGATGTTCAGACTATGGCATGTGGTCGTCTGCATGCTGCTTTGGTAACAAAACAGGGGGAGATTTTCTCTTGGGGGGAGGAACTTGGAGGTAGACTTGGTCATGGTGTTGACTCTGATGTCTTGCATCCAAAGCTTGTAGATGGTCTAAAAAATATCAATGTTGAACTTGTAGCATGTGGAGAGTACCATTCTTGTGCAGTAACACTTTCAGGAGATTTATACATATGGGGTGGTGGTTCTCACAATTTTGGGCTCCTTGGACGTGGAAATGAAGCTAGTAATTGGGTTCCAAAAAAGATAAATGGACCTCTTGAGGGAATACATGTTTCATCAGTCTCATGTGGACCATGGCACACAGCTGTTGTAACTTCTGCTGGGCAATTGTTTACTTTTGGAGATGGAACTTTTGGTGTTTTAGGCCATGGGGACCGCAAAAATGTATTTACACCCAGGGAAGTGGAGTCCCTGAAAGGTCTTCGCACTGTGCGAGCAGCCTGTGGTGTTTGGCACACTGCTGCAGTTGTTGAAGTCATGGTTGGTTCTTCAAGTTCGAGCAATTGCTCTTCAGGAAAGCTATTTACATGGGGAGATGGGGATAAAGGTCGTCTTGGGCATGGTGATAAAGAACCGAGATTGGTACCCACTTGTGTTGCTGCTCTTGTTGAACCCAACTTCTGTCAGGTTGCTTGTGGGCACAGCATGACCGTTGCATTGACAACTACAGGCTGTGTATACACAATGGGGAGCCCTGTATATGGTCAACTTGGGAATCCTCAAGCTGATGGCAGGCTCCCTGTTCGTGTTGAAGGAAGGCTTACAAAAAATTTCATTGAAGAATTAGCTTGTGGTGCTTATCATGTTGCAGTTTTAACTTCAAGAACTGAAGTTTACACCTGGGGAAAAGGTGCAAATGGCCGATTAGGTCATGGTGATACAGATGATAGAAATTCACCAACAATTGTTGAAGCTTTGAAGGACAAACAGGTTAAAACTGTTGTCTGTGGAACTAGTTTTACTGCAGCTATATGTCTTCATAAGTGGGTATCTGGTATTGATCAATCCATTTGTTCTGGCTGCCGCCTTCCATTTAGTTTCAAAAGGAAACGACACAATTGTTACAATTGTGGACTTGTGTTTTGCCATTCCTGTAGTAGTAAAAAGTCTCTGAAGGCTTCAATGGCACCAAATCCCAACAAACCTTACCGTGTCTGTGATCAATGTTTTGGCAAACTTAGGAGGGTTGCTGAAACTGACTCTTCATCTCATTCTGCTCTAAGTAGAAGAGGAAGTGTAAATCAGCGACTAATTGATGTTGAAAACAGTGACTATTTGAATTCAAGATCACATATCCAACTTGGAAGAAATAATTCCATAGAGTCATCTAAAGATGTGGAAAGTGAATCTTTAAAAAGGAACAAGTTAAACTTGAACCATTCTCAGGTTTCACTCTCTGCAAATGATTCTTCTCAGCGGAATACAATTAATAACTCTAAATATTTTGGTTCGTCCAAGAAATTTTTCTCAGCTTCTCTTCCTGGATCAAGAATTATGTCTCGAGCCACATCACCAACATCAAGGCGATCTAGTCCACCTCGTGCAACAACACCAACCCCAACTATTTCAGCGCATGCATTGccaaaaattgttgtggatgacACTAAAAAGTCAAATGAAAGGCTGAGTGAAGAAGTTGCTAAACTAAGGGCTCAG GTTGAAGAACTTACTCGCCAAGCTCAGGTTCAAGAAGATGAGCTGGAAAGGACAGCCAAACAATTGAAGGAAGCTATTGAAGTGGCGGAGGAGGAGACTTCAAAATGCAAAGCAGCAAAGGAAGTAATCAAGTCACTTACCGCCCAA GACATGGCAGAAAGGTTACCTGTTGGAGCAGCAAGAAACAGCAGTTCACCTTCGTTTTATTTTTCTAGTGCTACTCCCCCAAGGGAAGTTTCCTCGGCAGTCAATGAGCAATTGATTAATCCCACAACTTTCCATGAATCTGATTCAAATGGATCAAGCAGCCTGGTGATTTCCAATATTTCTGGCACCACTAGCAATCAAACTATAAATCACTCTGAACATTTGGAAGCGACAATAAAGAGTAAAAGCAGAACAGCAAAGATTGAACCCACCCATGGGGATGAATGGGTTGAGCAAGATGAACCGGGTGTGTACATTACCCTTGTTTCCTTGCCAGGAGGTGCCAAAGATCTTAAGCGTGTCCGTTTCAG TCGAAAGCGATTCAGTGAGAAACAAGCAGAACAATGGTGGGCAGCAAACAGAGCAAGGGTATATCAGCAATACAATGTTCCCATGGTCGATAAATCTATTTTGGGTTTGGGTAGGGAAGGTTTAGCACATTGA